The following is a genomic window from Triplophysa dalaica isolate WHDGS20190420 chromosome 22, ASM1584641v1, whole genome shotgun sequence.
TCATGAGATATAAATGTTCTTTGTTTCTTCAAAGgattttgttaataatataacttCTGGAGCACAACACTGGATTGGTTTGTCTGATAGTGATGAGGAGGGCAGATGGAAATGGGTTGATGGCAGCGCACTGACCTCTGGGTGAGAAAACACTCAAATTAACTGATTATCATCAATAAATGATTCTCACATTCAGTCTCATATCACACAGAAAACACCACTGAACATCTAATGCTCATCTGTTGTTTCAGATTCTGGGAAGTTGGACAACCTGGTTATCATAGACTGGAGAACTGCGCTTTGTCTCAATCAGAGTGGTTTGATTATCCATGTACTTCTACTTTTAAATCGATTtgtgagaaaaatattttttaaagagttGTAAGTGAGATACATCTTTACAATAAATTGTAAGCACCAGGATTTTCTAattgttttatacagtctatatGAGAAGTTTACAATGTGCTTAGTGATTTAAgtcaaatataaagaataattaTTAGAGTTTAATATCTTTTATATTTCCATATTGTTCTTTTCAATAAActaatttgattgtttttatgaGTGTAAGGGtttaatatttcacataaaTGTAAGATTATAATGTATTACTGTATTGTATTGtccctttaaagctgctttaaaacattGTAACATATTAAAAAGCGTTATTCAGATAAACTTGAACTGAACTTTAAATTGAATCCTGTAAAAAGAAGCAACTACTGGCACAAATGACGAATGCAGCTGTTAAATCTGTTTGATACAAATACAAAAccacacaataaaaatgatttttc
Proteins encoded in this region:
- the LOC130411390 gene encoding C-type lectin domain family 17, member A-like isoform X2, producing MDNSAIYVNADAIRRKHIADTSPSPQLTDGWIEQEVHLYLISSELRSWSESRSYCRDRGADLIIINNKEEQDFVNNITSGAQHWIGLSDSDEEGRWKWVDGSALTSGFWEVGQPGYHRLENCALSQSEWFDYPCTSTFKSICEKNIF